The following is a genomic window from Butyricimonas faecihominis.
GCGAGCAACCTCCCCGGATGTACCCGGTAATAGGCAATAATTCCTTCATCGGGATCAAATCCGCTTTCTTGTTCCCGGACGCTTTAGCCGCCACTTTCAAATCCAGTTCATGATCACCCGGAATAACACAAACAAAGTAACCACCCCGATCCCCATGCAGTACTAACGTTTTGAACACCTGTTCGATATTCTCCCCCAACTGTGCCGCCACGTGAGCCGCGGCCAGATCATTTTCATCCACCTCGTAAGGAATTAACTCGTAGTCAATCTTCGCTTTATCCAGCAAACGAACAGCATTCGTCTTATTTATCTTGGCCTTCATATCTACACGATTTTACTTCCATACAAAAATAATAATTCCCCTCGTTTTCTACCTAAATTTTGCCATTCAAACGAGGGGAATTTTCGATAAAAGATTTTCGTCTATTACAACTCTAACCCAAATTTCTGTCGAAAGTATTTCTCACTACTTATTTTCCAAACTATTCTCTATACGAAGTAATATAAGTTCATAATGAGCTTTATCATCGCTATGAGCTATTCCCATCTTACTTTTCACTAAAGCACGAACTTTTTTTAACACAATTGTTTGATAAGCAGGAATCTCACTAATCAGATCCACCTTAATTTCACTCTGGAAAAGAGAGGCCGATTCTCCAAAACCTGTAGGCAAACACGCCGCAGCAACCGATCCTTTACCATAATGATTTTCAATTTTTTGCAATTTCTCATAAACCAGAGGGATATTCATTGCAGGAACTAACCCATAAGTTTTTATCTCCTCAAATGAAGGGAATATTTGATAACTTTCACGATCAGTAAAGAATGAACTACCTTTTTTACCTCGTTCAAAATCTTTTAACGCCATATCAATAATGGATCGTTGCAAAATTTTATCTTCAACTGTCAACTTACGTCCTTGGATCGTTGGAGCGAAAACCCCTACATACAAGTCATTGAAATATTCCCTAATAGAGTAAACATCTTTTCCTTTAGTTACATGATTCGCTAAAGTAATATGCTGAGGTACCGTATTCAATAATATTTTTGCTGCAGCTAGGGCTATTTCGGCAGAAGAATTAATACCTAATTCAAAATTTTCGGTTAATTCTGAAGCATTGATCCAAGAACAATTTTGAAGTTCACGCAATACCCAAGCCAGAGAATTCTTTTGTACAGAACGTGATAAAGTCTGCACAGATTTTATATCAGATGTACCCTCTTTCACCTGAGACAATCGTATCCCCCCTATCTGATACATAACATTATTAAGATAACGGAAATACTGATTAACAATTTCCCCGTAAAGTTCTGAACGATGGTTTATATTTTTCTCTCCATCAATCCAATCGTTAATGTTGGAAAGTATATATTTCAAATTTTTTACGCCATAAGTACCAGCTTTTACTGGGTCATCTCCCAAGTCTTCTTCAAGACTAGTCGGATCATAACGTCCATCCACTTGTTGTCTTCCGTAACGATACCAAGGGTCATTAGCCTTTTCATCAATCCAACGTCCGGCAATTTCAGCCTCTTCCCACATATTTTTAGCCTCGGGGATGGGGGTATACAACCATTTAATCACATATTCATCATAAACACCTAAATTCGGAGGTGTCAATTTTACACCTTTATCTTCTGGTTGCGCAATATAATTATAGCGGGCATAATCCATAATAGAAGGAGTCGTTCCATATTTTTGCGTGAAAGAAACCGAACGCAAAGAATCCACAGGATAAGCATTTGAAGCAGCCATATTATGCATTAATCCCAGCGTGTGACCAATTTCATGAGCAATCAC
Proteins encoded in this region:
- the ybaK gene encoding Cys-tRNA(Pro) deacylase, which encodes MKAKINKTNAVRLLDKAKIDYELIPYEVDENDLAAAHVAAQLGENIEQVFKTLVLHGDRGGYFVCVIPGDHELDLKVAAKASGNKKADLIPMKELLPITGYIRGGCSPIGMKKEFPTFIHESCLKFEYIYISAGVRGLQIRLNPKDLITYTRATLIS
- a CDS encoding zinc-dependent metalloprotease translates to MKKMYVLLLVVALAIPCLVVNGADWKKKKKTEKTEQSESKKEKPKSKYKKFMERPGLETVRGEFLAFHRNGEKIYVEYPLKHMGREILLGSTLSRVSNPQFVNVGYKPNAPLHLQVDLQDSTIVVKQPNMLAVCTSDDVNMHKAMRQNYIDMEYKRFPMETYNEDSTAVIFDATDLFKNDDVSPFSRGEGINISKGKTGKPYFGKMKVFGDNASIELKQNLNVSINVMMMSFSLGDVASSSTISMILLPEEKMKPRVQDSRIGVFPTYGHPTLGLLKVDLAQEEDGMRVFALVNRWRVEPSDMEAWEKGELVEPVKPIVWYVDDAFPEEWKPAIRKAVLRWNQAFEKIGFKNVMQVYDFPKDDPEFDPDNLKYSCIRYSPNPTPNAMGPSWVDPTTGEILNASVIVYNDIIKLNNFWRFIQTAQVDTRMRTSKMPDDVRDESIEYVIAHEIGHTLGLMHNMAASNAYPVDSLRSVSFTQKYGTTPSIMDYARYNYIAQPEDKGVKLTPPNLGVYDEYVIKWLYTPIPEAKNMWEEAEIAGRWIDEKANDPWYRYGRQQVDGRYDPTSLEEDLGDDPVKAGTYGVKNLKYILSNINDWIDGEKNINHRSELYGEIVNQYFRYLNNVMYQIGGIRLSQVKEGTSDIKSVQTLSRSVQKNSLAWVLRELQNCSWINASELTENFELGINSSAEIALAAAKILLNTVPQHITLANHVTKGKDVYSIREYFNDLYVGVFAPTIQGRKLTVEDKILQRSIIDMALKDFERGKKGSSFFTDRESYQIFPSFEEIKTYGLVPAMNIPLVYEKLQKIENHYGKGSVAAACLPTGFGESASLFQSEIKVDLISEIPAYQTIVLKKVRALVKSKMGIAHSDDKAHYELILLRIENSLENK